The following proteins come from a genomic window of Achromobacter deleyi:
- a CDS encoding efflux RND transporter periplasmic adaptor subunit, translating to MDKAVTISHPGAGGRKAALLVLALAACGLAAWWWLRGGREAAPAPAPAVPVATALAQRQDVPRYLNGVGTVTSAATVTVKARIDGQLDSVGFVEGQDVKAGQVLANIDPRALQAQLAQAQAQRAKDQATLVNARLDLQRYTRLQREDAATQQTLDTQRALVAQLEAATQTDDAQISYARVQLDYTRIVAPISGRVGARLVDPGNIVHAADANGLVVINQIDPITVLFSLPEESVPAINAAMDKGQALTVVAYARGGNEPLEQGQLVLLNNQIDTTTGTVQLKGRFDNPRHRLWPGQYVNARLVLDPHESVVTVPAAAVQRGQADTFVYVVDGAGVAQPRPVRVERMQDGLAVIQQGLDAGQRVVVDGQYKLKPGSKVRELAAAAGGSQ from the coding sequence ATGGACAAGGCAGTGACGATTTCCCATCCGGGCGCGGGCGGCCGCAAGGCGGCGCTGCTGGTGCTGGCGCTGGCGGCCTGCGGCCTGGCCGCATGGTGGTGGCTGCGCGGCGGCCGCGAGGCGGCGCCGGCGCCAGCGCCGGCCGTGCCGGTGGCGACCGCGCTGGCGCAGCGCCAGGACGTGCCGCGCTATCTGAACGGCGTCGGCACGGTGACCTCGGCGGCGACGGTCACGGTCAAGGCGCGCATCGACGGCCAGCTCGACAGCGTCGGCTTCGTCGAGGGCCAGGACGTGAAGGCCGGCCAGGTGCTGGCCAACATCGACCCGCGCGCCCTGCAGGCGCAACTGGCCCAGGCCCAGGCGCAGCGCGCCAAGGACCAGGCCACGCTGGTCAACGCGCGGCTGGACCTGCAGCGCTACACCCGCCTGCAGCGCGAGGACGCCGCCACCCAGCAGACGCTGGACACGCAGCGCGCGCTGGTGGCGCAGCTGGAGGCGGCGACGCAGACCGACGACGCCCAGATCAGCTACGCCAGGGTGCAGCTGGACTACACCCGCATCGTCGCGCCGATTTCCGGTCGGGTGGGGGCGCGGCTGGTGGACCCGGGCAACATCGTGCACGCGGCCGACGCCAACGGCCTGGTGGTGATCAACCAGATCGATCCGATCACGGTGCTGTTCTCGCTGCCGGAAGAGTCGGTGCCGGCGATCAACGCGGCCATGGACAAGGGCCAGGCGCTGACCGTGGTGGCCTATGCGCGCGGTGGCAACGAGCCGCTGGAGCAGGGCCAGCTGGTGCTGCTGAACAACCAGATCGACACCACCACCGGCACGGTGCAGCTCAAGGGCCGCTTCGACAATCCGCGCCATCGCCTCTGGCCCGGGCAGTATGTCAATGCGCGGCTGGTGCTGGACCCGCATGAAAGCGTGGTGACGGTGCCGGCGGCCGCGGTCCAGCGCGGCCAGGCGGATACCTTCGTGTACGTGGTGGACGGCGCCGGCGTGGCGCAGCCGCGGCCGGTCAGGGTGGAACGCATGCAGGACGGCCTGGCCGTGATCCAGCAGGGACTGGACGCCGGCCAGCGCGTGGTGGTGGACGGCCAGTACAAGCTCAAGCCCGGCAGCAAGGTGCGTGAGCTGGCCGCGGCGGCGGGAGGCAGCCAGTGA
- a CDS encoding efflux transporter outer membrane subunit, with product MNTGKRRASRWAAGLVAVAGLAGCAVGPDYQRPAMDLPSGYKEAGPWKTAQPGVIDGSQPWWEAYGDPTLNGLIVAANGANQTIQQAQAQYRQARAAADAARAGFWPTVGANVSAQRARAKGSAGIAVSNSYAAAIDVSWEPDLWGAVRRQVESSDASTQASEASLAAARLSIQAALAQDYLQLRAVDREKDLYARTLQAYQRTLKLTQSQYDAGVALRSDVAQAEAQLRTAQAQAIDLDTSRNQLEHAIAILTGRAPAQFSLAPLAADQPWMFRVPAVPTGLPSDLLERRPDIAAAERQVASANAAIGVARAAYFPSLVLSAAGGFGAASFAQWFNAPGRVWSLGAALAGTIFDGGLRRARDAQAVAAFDARAAQYKQTVLGAFQEVEDNLSTLRVLDDEARAQDQAVAASRLSEQLALAQYRAGTTTFLAVATAQALTLSNERNAVQLRGRQMVASVALIKAVGGGWNASALDTPDAQALAVAGAAPAARKSPTENE from the coding sequence ATGAACACAGGCAAGCGCAGGGCGTCGCGGTGGGCGGCGGGGCTGGTGGCGGTGGCCGGCCTGGCCGGCTGTGCCGTCGGGCCCGATTACCAGCGGCCGGCCATGGATCTGCCCTCCGGTTACAAAGAGGCGGGGCCCTGGAAGACGGCGCAGCCGGGCGTGATCGACGGTTCGCAGCCGTGGTGGGAGGCCTATGGTGATCCGACCCTGAATGGCCTGATCGTGGCCGCCAACGGCGCCAACCAGACCATCCAGCAGGCCCAGGCGCAATACCGCCAGGCGCGCGCGGCGGCCGACGCGGCCCGCGCCGGGTTCTGGCCCACGGTCGGCGCCAATGTGTCGGCGCAGCGCGCGCGGGCCAAGGGCAGCGCGGGGATCGCGGTCTCCAACAGCTACGCGGCCGCGATCGACGTGTCGTGGGAGCCGGACCTGTGGGGCGCGGTGCGCCGCCAGGTCGAGTCCAGCGACGCGTCGACCCAGGCCAGCGAGGCCAGCCTGGCGGCGGCCCGCCTCAGCATCCAGGCGGCGCTGGCGCAGGATTACCTGCAATTGCGCGCGGTGGACCGGGAAAAGGACCTGTATGCCCGCACCCTGCAGGCCTATCAACGCACGCTCAAGTTGACCCAGAGCCAGTACGACGCGGGCGTGGCGCTGCGGTCGGACGTGGCCCAGGCCGAGGCCCAGCTCAGGACCGCGCAGGCCCAGGCGATCGATCTGGATACCTCGCGCAACCAGCTCGAACACGCCATCGCCATCCTGACCGGGCGGGCGCCGGCGCAGTTCAGCCTGGCGCCGCTGGCGGCGGACCAACCCTGGATGTTCCGCGTGCCCGCGGTGCCGACCGGGCTGCCATCCGACCTGCTGGAGCGGCGTCCGGACATCGCGGCGGCCGAACGCCAGGTGGCCTCGGCCAATGCCGCCATCGGCGTGGCGCGCGCCGCCTACTTTCCGTCGCTGGTGCTGTCGGCCGCAGGCGGCTTCGGCGCGGCCAGCTTCGCACAGTGGTTCAACGCGCCGGGCCGGGTCTGGTCGCTGGGGGCGGCGCTGGCCGGGACGATTTTCGACGGCGGCCTGCGGCGGGCGCGCGACGCGCAGGCGGTGGCGGCGTTCGACGCCCGCGCCGCGCAGTACAAGCAGACGGTGCTGGGCGCGTTCCAGGAGGTGGAGGACAACCTGTCCACGCTGCGGGTGCTGGACGACGAAGCGCGGGCGCAGGACCAGGCGGTGGCGGCCTCGCGGCTGAGCGAGCAGCTGGCGCTGGCGCAGTACCGCGCCGGCACCACCACCTTCCTGGCCGTGGCCACGGCGCAGGCCCTGACGCTGTCGAATGAACGCAATGCCGTGCAGTTGCGCGGCCGCCAGATGGTGGCCAGCGTGGCGCTGATCAAGGCCGTGGGCGGCGGCTGGAACGCGTCCGCCCTGGATACGCCGGATGCCCAGGCGCTGGCGGTGGCCGGCGCGGCGCCGGCCGCGCGCAAATCCCCTACCGAGAATGAGTAA
- the argG gene encoding argininosuccinate synthase, giving the protein MTTILPNLPTGQKVGIAFSGGLDTSAALLWMRNNGAIPYAYTANLGQPDESDYDEIPRKALAYGAENARLIDCRAQLVAEGIAALQAGAFHISTAGITYFNTTPIGRAVTGTMLVAAMKEDNVNIWGDGSTFKGNDIERFYRYGLLTNPDLKIYKPWLDQQFIDQLGGRSEMSEYMRQAGFDYKMSAEKAYSTDSNLLGATHEAKDLEHLNSGIRIVKPIMGVAFWRDDVAVKAEEVTVRFEEGQPVALNGVEYSDPVELMLEANRIGGRHGLGMSDQIENRIIEAKSRGIYEAPGLALLFIAYERLVTGIHNEDTIEQYRESGRKLGRLLYQGRWFDPQAIMLRETAQRWVARAITGEVTIELRRGNDYSLLNTESPNLTYAPERLSMEKVENAPFTPADRIGQLTMRNLDIVDTRAKLFTYTQTGLLSASGTSLPQLKDEAKKK; this is encoded by the coding sequence ATGACCACTATCCTCCCGAACCTTCCCACCGGCCAGAAGGTCGGCATCGCCTTTTCCGGCGGCCTCGACACCAGCGCCGCGCTGCTCTGGATGCGCAACAACGGCGCCATCCCCTACGCCTACACCGCGAACCTGGGCCAGCCCGACGAATCCGACTACGACGAGATCCCGCGCAAGGCCCTGGCCTACGGCGCCGAGAACGCCCGCCTGATCGACTGCCGCGCGCAGCTCGTGGCCGAAGGCATCGCCGCCCTGCAGGCCGGCGCGTTCCACATCTCGACCGCCGGCATCACCTACTTCAACACCACGCCCATCGGTCGCGCCGTCACCGGCACCATGCTCGTGGCCGCCATGAAGGAAGACAACGTCAACATCTGGGGCGACGGCAGCACCTTCAAGGGCAACGACATCGAGCGCTTCTACCGCTACGGCCTGCTGACCAACCCGGACCTGAAGATCTACAAGCCCTGGCTCGACCAGCAGTTCATCGACCAGCTCGGCGGCCGCTCGGAAATGTCCGAGTACATGCGCCAGGCCGGCTTCGACTACAAGATGTCCGCGGAAAAGGCCTACTCCACCGACTCCAACCTGCTCGGCGCCACCCACGAAGCCAAGGACCTGGAACACCTGAACTCCGGCATCCGCATCGTCAAGCCCATCATGGGCGTGGCGTTCTGGCGTGACGACGTCGCCGTCAAGGCCGAGGAAGTCACCGTCCGCTTCGAGGAAGGCCAGCCGGTCGCCCTGAACGGCGTGGAATACAGCGACCCGGTCGAACTGATGCTCGAAGCCAACCGCATCGGCGGCCGCCACGGCCTGGGCATGAGCGACCAGATCGAAAACCGCATCATCGAAGCCAAGAGCCGCGGCATCTACGAAGCCCCGGGCCTGGCCCTGCTGTTCATCGCCTACGAACGCCTGGTCACCGGCATCCACAACGAAGACACCATCGAGCAGTACCGCGAAAGCGGCCGCAAGCTCGGCCGCCTGCTGTACCAGGGCCGCTGGTTCGACCCGCAAGCCATCATGCTGCGCGAAACCGCCCAGCGCTGGGTCGCCCGCGCCATCACCGGCGAAGTCACCATCGAACTGCGCCGCGGCAACGACTACTCGCTGCTCAACACCGAATCGCCCAACCTGACCTACGCGCCCGAGCGCCTGTCGATGGAAAAGGTCGAGAACGCCCCCTTCACCCCCGCCGACCGCATCGGCCAGCTGACCATGCGCAACCTCGACATCGTCGACACCCGCGCCAAGCTGTTCACCTACACGCAAACCGGCCTGCTCTCCGCCTCCGGCACCTCGCTGCCGCAACTGAAGGACGAGGCCAAGAAGAAGTAA
- a CDS encoding potassium transporter Kup yields MSQGSVSVPSSTTGAAPAGHVPSSRAALVLGALGVVYGDIGTSPLYTLRACLTGLSVHTDLEPAHLLGVLSILFWMLMVVVSLKYVTLILRADNRGEGGTLALLELAVRNRDGKLRWILIVLGIFGAALFYGDSMITPAISVLSALEGIGIVSHTLDAWVVPLALVVLVGLFAIQSHGTGAMGKLFGPVMLLWFGTLAALGGWQIWQTPEVLAALNPMWGLRFIVEFPWISFVLLGAVVLALTGAEALYADMGHFGRPAIRSAWFSMVLPALTLCYFGQGALLLRDPSAIRNPFFMMAPEWGLAPLVALATVATIVASQAVISGAYSVTRQAVQLGFWPRMQILHTSAVEKGQIYLPQVNALLLCAVLVLVLLFRNSDNLAAAYGFAVTGTMLTTSVLAFAVLPRGTTGAKRMLWFVVLGLLLLFDVLLFSANVFKIHEGGWLPLVVAIVVFTLMMTWRRGRRLLSDMQQRDRQPLKEFMEQLEAYPPSRVPGTAIFMTMNSGNVPPALLHNLKHNKVLHDHVLFLTIRVADVPYVSAEERFSVTKMSASSWAATINYGFKEDPDVPEALRLVAEAYPELDLEPMRTSYFLSRQTVVAARKPALWRWRRAVFSFMARNSTRSTKFFKIPANRVVEMGMQVEL; encoded by the coding sequence ATGAGCCAGGGCTCGGTCAGCGTACCTTCTTCGACTACCGGCGCGGCTCCTGCCGGCCACGTGCCGTCCTCGCGCGCCGCCCTCGTCCTGGGGGCGCTGGGCGTGGTGTACGGCGACATCGGCACCAGCCCCCTGTACACGCTGCGGGCCTGCCTGACGGGGCTGAGCGTGCACACCGACCTGGAGCCGGCCCACCTGCTGGGCGTGCTGTCCATCCTGTTCTGGATGTTGATGGTGGTGGTGTCGCTGAAGTATGTGACGCTGATCCTGCGTGCCGACAACCGTGGCGAGGGCGGCACGCTGGCGCTGCTGGAGCTGGCGGTGCGCAACCGCGACGGCAAGCTGCGCTGGATCCTGATCGTGCTGGGCATCTTCGGCGCGGCGCTGTTCTATGGCGACAGCATGATCACGCCGGCGATTTCGGTGCTGTCGGCGCTGGAAGGGATCGGCATCGTCTCGCACACGCTGGATGCGTGGGTGGTGCCGCTGGCGCTGGTGGTGCTGGTGGGGCTGTTCGCGATCCAGTCGCATGGCACGGGCGCCATGGGCAAGCTGTTCGGGCCGGTGATGCTGCTGTGGTTCGGCACGCTGGCGGCGCTGGGCGGCTGGCAGATCTGGCAGACGCCCGAGGTGCTGGCCGCGCTCAATCCGATGTGGGGCCTGCGGTTCATCGTCGAGTTCCCGTGGATCAGTTTCGTGCTGCTGGGCGCGGTGGTGCTGGCGCTGACCGGCGCCGAGGCGCTGTACGCCGACATGGGCCACTTCGGCCGGCCGGCGATCCGCAGCGCCTGGTTCAGCATGGTGCTGCCGGCATTGACGCTGTGCTATTTCGGCCAGGGCGCGCTGCTGCTGCGTGACCCCAGCGCGATCCGCAATCCGTTCTTCATGATGGCGCCGGAGTGGGGCCTGGCGCCGCTGGTGGCGCTGGCGACGGTGGCCACCATCGTGGCCTCGCAGGCGGTGATCTCGGGCGCCTACTCGGTGACGCGCCAGGCGGTGCAGCTGGGCTTCTGGCCGCGCATGCAGATCCTGCACACCTCGGCGGTGGAGAAGGGCCAGATCTACCTGCCGCAGGTCAACGCGCTGCTGCTGTGCGCGGTGCTGGTGCTGGTGCTGTTGTTCCGCAACTCCGACAACCTGGCGGCGGCCTATGGCTTCGCGGTGACGGGGACGATGCTGACGACGTCGGTGCTGGCGTTCGCTGTGCTGCCACGCGGCACCACGGGCGCCAAGCGCATGCTGTGGTTCGTGGTGCTGGGCCTGCTGCTGCTGTTCGACGTGCTGCTGTTCTCGGCCAATGTGTTCAAGATCCACGAGGGCGGCTGGCTGCCGCTGGTGGTGGCGATCGTGGTGTTCACGCTGATGATGACGTGGCGCCGCGGCCGCCGGCTGCTGTCGGACATGCAGCAGCGTGATCGCCAGCCACTCAAGGAATTCATGGAGCAGCTCGAGGCCTATCCGCCGTCGCGGGTGCCGGGCACGGCGATCTTCATGACGATGAATTCGGGCAATGTGCCGCCGGCGCTGCTGCATAACCTCAAGCACAACAAGGTGCTGCATGACCACGTGCTGTTCCTGACGATCCGGGTGGCCGACGTGCCATACGTGTCGGCGGAGGAGCGCTTCTCTGTGACCAAGATGAGCGCGTCGAGCTGGGCGGCGACGATCAATTACGGCTTCAAGGAAGATCCGGATGTGCCGGAGGCGCTGCGGCTGGTGGCCGAGGCGTATCCGGAGCTGGATCTGGAGCCGATGCGGACGTCTTACTTCCTGTCGCGGCAGACGGTGGTGGCGGCCAGGAAGCCGGCGCTGTGGCGCTGGCGGCGGGCGGTGTTTTCGTTCATGGCGCGTAATTCGACGCGGAGTACGAAGTTTTTCAAGATTCCGGCGAATCGGGTGGTGGAGATGGGGATGCAGGTGGAGTTGTAG
- a CDS encoding sensor histidine kinase, translated as MTPERTPSAPQAPRPLLPSRSLARHLVIRLMPPILLLVLLDLAATWVITHKIDMSLWMLEDFFWLMVVGQVLLIALFTWVVVQGVRSGLRSVNHLSEEIRQRSIDDMQPLEVVGVPVEIEPLVTHTNDLLLRLDASLAAQRRFIGHAAHQLRTPLSGLRLESELMLARPLPDDVRARAERIKAVSDRMIRLGQQLLVLARADPNARPQDSFVRIDLCEWVRAHGAEWFPRVREARYELDLVAPDAPIWIDADPLLLAELLGNLIDNALRYGNDTGTITLIVGANPPSLTVEDDGPGIPPEERDRVFEAFYRSPSATAGGSGLGLAIVREIAHAHGAWWKLTSRPDFSGTRLSVVFPGPRKGAQLTRQEPTS; from the coding sequence ATGACGCCAGAACGCACTCCTTCCGCGCCCCAGGCCCCCCGGCCGTTGCTCCCCTCACGTTCGCTCGCGCGGCATCTGGTCATCCGGCTGATGCCGCCGATCCTGTTGCTGGTGCTGCTGGATCTGGCCGCCACCTGGGTCATCACCCACAAGATCGACATGTCGCTGTGGATGCTGGAAGACTTCTTCTGGCTGATGGTGGTGGGGCAGGTGCTGCTGATCGCCCTGTTCACCTGGGTGGTGGTGCAGGGGGTGCGTTCCGGCCTGCGCTCGGTCAACCACCTGTCCGAGGAAATCCGCCAGCGCTCCATCGACGACATGCAGCCGCTGGAAGTGGTGGGCGTGCCGGTCGAGATCGAGCCCCTCGTCACCCATACCAACGATCTGCTGTTGCGGCTCGACGCGTCGCTGGCGGCGCAACGCCGCTTCATCGGCCATGCCGCGCACCAGCTGCGCACGCCCTTGTCCGGCCTGCGGCTGGAGTCCGAACTGATGCTGGCGCGGCCCTTGCCCGACGACGTGCGGGCGCGCGCCGAGCGCATCAAGGCGGTCAGCGACCGCATGATCCGGCTGGGCCAGCAGCTGCTGGTGCTGGCGCGCGCCGACCCCAATGCCCGGCCGCAGGACAGTTTCGTGCGCATCGACCTGTGCGAATGGGTGCGGGCGCATGGCGCGGAGTGGTTCCCGCGGGTACGCGAGGCGCGCTACGAACTGGACCTTGTGGCGCCGGACGCGCCGATCTGGATCGACGCCGATCCGCTGTTGCTGGCCGAACTGCTGGGCAACCTGATCGACAACGCGCTGCGCTATGGCAATGACACCGGCACGATCACCCTGATCGTCGGCGCCAATCCGCCGTCGCTGACGGTGGAGGATGATGGCCCGGGCATTCCCCCGGAAGAGCGCGACCGCGTGTTCGAGGCGTTCTACCGTTCGCCGTCGGCCACCGCCGGCGGCTCGGGCCTGGGACTGGCGATAGTGCGCGAGATCGCGCACGCGCATGGCGCCTGGTGGAAGCTCACCAGCCGCCCCGATTTTTCCGGAACGCGGCTTTCCGTCGTGTTCCCCGGCCCCCGCAAGGGGGCGCAACTCACTCGGCAAGAACCCACATCATGA
- a CDS encoding response regulator transcription factor: protein MRVLVIEDDTTLGHALQEFLADQGYAVDWLTEGDRVLGALAGQPYDLMLLDLNLPGMSGLDVLRQLRQDGNQVPVLILTARDGIEDRVAGLDAGADDYVTKPFELPELAARVRAFGRRRAGQAQPLIEVGPLVFDTVGREVRANGQRLSLSVRELSVLEMLMARVGRVVTKRQIVNSLSAWDADFSENAVEVYVYRLRKRLEGTGASIQTVRGFGYMLDVETA from the coding sequence ATGCGAGTTCTGGTAATCGAAGACGACACCACCCTGGGCCACGCGCTCCAGGAATTTCTGGCCGACCAAGGTTATGCGGTCGACTGGCTGACCGAGGGCGACCGGGTTCTGGGCGCACTGGCAGGCCAGCCGTATGACCTGATGCTGCTCGACCTCAATCTGCCCGGCATGAGCGGCCTGGACGTGCTGCGCCAGCTGCGGCAGGACGGCAACCAGGTTCCGGTGCTGATCCTGACGGCCCGTGACGGCATCGAGGACCGCGTCGCCGGCCTGGACGCCGGCGCCGACGACTACGTCACCAAGCCTTTCGAACTGCCCGAGCTGGCCGCCCGCGTGCGCGCCTTTGGCCGTCGCCGGGCGGGGCAGGCGCAGCCGCTGATCGAGGTCGGCCCGCTGGTGTTCGACACCGTCGGCCGCGAAGTCCGGGCCAATGGCCAGCGCCTGTCGCTGTCCGTGCGCGAACTGTCCGTGCTGGAAATGCTGATGGCCCGCGTTGGCCGCGTGGTCACCAAGCGCCAGATCGTCAATTCGCTGTCCGCCTGGGACGCCGATTTCAGCGAGAACGCAGTGGAAGTCTATGTGTACCGCCTGCGCAAGCGCCTGGAAGGCACGGGCGCCAGCATCCAGACGGTACGCGGCTTCGGCTACATGCTGGATGTGGAAACGGCCTGA
- a CDS encoding ExbD/TolR family protein, which yields MAFGSFEGKGSGTHTVSEINMVPLIDVMLVLLVIFIITAPLLAHSIKINMPQVAAEQIEEEPKTVDLAIDASGALFWDEKPVNIDDLPNRFKSIAGTKPQPEIRIRADQNTRYETLAKVMASARRSGMTRIGFVTTPPSGGAAAEAPGTPAPSAR from the coding sequence ATGGCTTTTGGCAGCTTCGAGGGCAAAGGATCCGGCACCCACACGGTGTCCGAGATCAACATGGTGCCGCTGATCGACGTCATGCTGGTGTTGCTGGTGATCTTCATCATCACGGCGCCGCTCCTGGCGCACTCGATCAAGATCAACATGCCCCAGGTGGCCGCCGAGCAGATCGAGGAAGAACCCAAGACCGTGGACCTGGCCATCGACGCCAGCGGCGCGCTGTTCTGGGACGAGAAGCCGGTCAACATCGATGACCTGCCGAATCGCTTCAAGTCGATCGCCGGCACCAAGCCGCAACCCGAAATCCGCATCCGCGCCGACCAGAACACCCGCTACGAGACGCTGGCCAAGGTCATGGCCTCGGCCCGCCGCTCGGGGATGACGCGCATCGGTTTCGTCACCACGCCGCCCTCGGGCGGGGCAGCGGCAGAGGCCCCGGGCACCCCGGCGCCGTCCGCCCGTTGA
- a CDS encoding MotA/TolQ/ExbB proton channel family protein, producing the protein MSNAMHSATLVAQAATSPAAAPAAAAPAAAAAAPAAQQAAATAGGIAQQAAGAVQQSADALHSAAAALPAMAPAPAPVPDMGFMHFVAQSDFVGKTLFIILILMSLVTWYLILVKVGSNISMRRRSADFLNKFWNASSLEQVEHEITTHGARDPFSHLASHAMHAQAHHNKFGATKLEEAGSNSDFVTRTMRKVIDEETAKLENGLTVLASVGSTAPFVGLFGTVWGVYHALVGIGLSDGVTINRIAGPVGEALIMTGLGLAVAIPAVLAYNTFVRNNRVYLSRLDAFAHDLFAFLTTGQQVALSDSKVRALRRQHGNGAAAQRGSE; encoded by the coding sequence ATGTCCAACGCAATGCATAGCGCCACCCTGGTGGCGCAGGCGGCCACCAGCCCGGCAGCGGCGCCGGCCGCCGCGGCTCCGGCAGCCGCCGCCGCCGCGCCCGCCGCCCAGCAGGCCGCGGCCACGGCCGGCGGCATCGCCCAGCAAGCCGCTGGCGCCGTCCAGCAATCCGCGGACGCGCTGCACAGCGCCGCCGCCGCGCTGCCCGCGATGGCGCCGGCGCCCGCGCCCGTCCCCGACATGGGCTTCATGCACTTCGTGGCGCAGAGCGACTTCGTCGGCAAGACGCTGTTCATCATCCTGATCCTGATGTCTCTGGTGACCTGGTACCTGATCCTGGTCAAGGTCGGCAGCAACATCAGCATGCGCCGCCGCTCGGCCGACTTCCTGAACAAGTTCTGGAACGCGAGCTCGCTGGAGCAGGTCGAGCACGAGATCACCACGCACGGCGCGCGCGATCCGTTCTCGCACCTGGCCAGCCACGCCATGCACGCCCAGGCGCACCACAACAAGTTCGGCGCCACCAAGCTGGAAGAGGCGGGCTCGAACAGCGATTTCGTCACGCGCACCATGCGCAAGGTGATCGACGAGGAAACCGCCAAGCTGGAAAACGGCCTGACGGTGCTGGCCTCGGTCGGTTCGACGGCGCCGTTCGTCGGCCTGTTCGGCACGGTGTGGGGCGTGTACCATGCCCTGGTCGGCATCGGCCTGTCCGATGGCGTCACCATCAACCGCATCGCCGGTCCGGTGGGCGAGGCCCTGATCATGACCGGCCTGGGCCTGGCGGTCGCCATCCCGGCGGTGCTGGCCTACAACACCTTCGTGCGCAACAATCGCGTCTACCTGTCGCGCCTGGACGCCTTCGCGCATGACCTGTTCGCCTTCCTGACGACCGGCCAGCAAGTGGCGCTGTCGGACAGCAAGGTGCGCGCCCTGCGCCGCCAGCACGGTAACGGCGCCGCGGCCCAACGCGGGAGCGAATAA
- a CDS encoding energy transducer TonB, producing the protein MPSFQRGLNSSPPSSIGIRLGAGLAVVALHAAVVYAIYLAPENRPELEEPEAIMVSVVDAPIPQVAKADPTPEVPQPVTETPPEPQPEIEPDPEPEPEVKPEPEPEPEPVVEKPPMPAPKPKPKPKPKPQPKQEVKPEPKQETPPVETPPAGAAEGAKTTQAPRQGPPPDQILQESQIEFLGARPMPNYPMASRRMREEGRVVVLVEINPQGLVERATIDASSGFPRLDESALTAARKARMKPYTRNGVAYPAKAKIPFDFVMRN; encoded by the coding sequence ATGCCTAGCTTTCAACGTGGTTTGAACTCTTCACCGCCGTCTTCAATTGGTATACGCCTAGGCGCCGGCCTGGCGGTCGTTGCGCTACATGCCGCAGTGGTCTACGCCATTTACCTGGCGCCCGAGAATCGTCCCGAACTGGAGGAGCCCGAGGCCATCATGGTGAGTGTGGTGGACGCGCCCATTCCGCAGGTCGCCAAAGCCGATCCCACACCGGAGGTGCCGCAACCGGTGACGGAAACGCCGCCCGAGCCGCAACCCGAGATCGAGCCGGACCCCGAGCCCGAACCCGAGGTCAAGCCCGAGCCGGAACCCGAACCGGAACCGGTCGTCGAGAAGCCGCCGATGCCGGCGCCCAAGCCCAAACCCAAACCGAAACCCAAGCCGCAGCCCAAGCAGGAAGTCAAGCCCGAGCCCAAGCAGGAAACGCCGCCGGTCGAGACGCCGCCCGCCGGCGCGGCCGAAGGCGCGAAGACCACGCAGGCGCCGCGGCAGGGGCCGCCACCCGACCAGATCCTGCAGGAATCGCAGATCGAGTTCCTGGGGGCGCGGCCGATGCCCAACTACCCGATGGCCTCGCGCCGCATGCGGGAAGAGGGCCGGGTGGTGGTGCTGGTTGAAATCAATCCGCAGGGACTGGTCGAGCGGGCAACCATCGACGCGTCCTCGGGATTCCCCAGGCTGGACGAATCGGCGCTCACCGCCGCTCGCAAGGCCCGCATGAAACCCTATACCCGCAATGGCGTGGCCTATCCCGCCAAAGCAAAAATTCCGTTCGATTTCGTAATGAGGAACTGA
- a CDS encoding HU family DNA-binding protein — protein MNKTELIDHIASKADISKAAAGRSLDALIGAVKTTLKKGGTVTLVGFGTFAVSARAARTGRNPRTGETIKIKKAKVPKFRPGKALKDAVN, from the coding sequence ATGAACAAAACCGAACTCATCGATCACATTGCCAGCAAGGCCGATATCTCCAAGGCTGCCGCCGGTCGTTCGCTTGACGCCCTGATCGGCGCCGTCAAGACCACCCTGAAGAAGGGCGGTACGGTCACCCTGGTGGGCTTCGGCACGTTTGCCGTGTCGGCTCGCGCTGCTCGCACCGGCCGCAATCCGCGCACGGGCGAAACCATCAAGATCAAGAAGGCCAAGGTGCCGAAGTTCCGTCCGGGCAAGGCCCTGAAGGACGCCGTCAACTAA